In uncultured Ilyobacter sp., a genomic segment contains:
- the murI gene encoding glutamate racemase: MDNRGIGVFDSGFGGLTVVKEIKKVLPGEKIYYFGDTARLPYGSKSKENIIHYSLEIAEFLKTKDIKALVVACNTASAFALEELKKHCSFPVIGVIEAGSRRALGMTKKGKVGIIGTKGTVSSGVYNRSLSKGRDGIEVYSKPCPLFVPLVEEGMIKDEVTEIMIDRYLGEFKNKVDSLIMGCTHYPLLEDEIKKYFEKYELEVVNPAVETALELEKLLADKNLVSKKSKGEIEFYVSDSPDHFKKLGEMFLGDKIDRVDKINIEDYWRG, translated from the coding sequence ATGGATAATAGAGGAATAGGGGTTTTTGATTCTGGATTCGGGGGCCTTACAGTTGTAAAAGAGATAAAAAAAGTACTTCCTGGGGAAAAAATATATTATTTCGGAGATACGGCGAGACTGCCCTATGGTTCAAAATCAAAGGAAAATATAATTCATTATTCCCTGGAAATAGCAGAATTTCTAAAAACCAAAGATATAAAAGCCTTGGTAGTGGCCTGCAACACAGCATCTGCCTTTGCCTTGGAGGAGTTAAAAAAGCACTGCTCTTTTCCTGTGATAGGGGTTATAGAGGCAGGGAGCAGAAGGGCTCTCGGGATGACTAAGAAGGGCAAGGTGGGAATCATAGGCACAAAGGGGACAGTTTCTAGCGGTGTATATAACAGGTCTCTATCTAAGGGAAGGGATGGTATAGAGGTCTACTCTAAGCCCTGTCCATTGTTTGTGCCCTTAGTGGAAGAGGGGATGATAAAAGACGAGGTTACAGAGATAATGATAGACAGATATCTAGGTGAGTTTAAAAACAAGGTTGATTCTCTTATCATGGGATGCACACACTATCCCCTATTAGAAGATGAGATAAAAAAATATTTTGAAAAATATGAGCTTGAAGTTGTAAATCCAGCTGTGGAAACTGCCCTTGAACTAGAAAAACTATTGGCAGACAAAAATCTTGTCTCAAAGAAAAGCAAGGGGGAGATAGAGTTTTATGTCAGCGACTCTCCTGATCACTTCAAGAAGTTAGGTGAGATGTTTTTGGGAGATAAGATAGACAGGGTGGATAAAATAAATATAGAAGATTATTGGAGAGGATAA
- the ruvA gene encoding Holliday junction branch migration protein RuvA, with translation MFEYLKGELTLKKLEYAVLDINGIGYKVNISLKTYEKLSLGEKTKLYIYNYIREDMFKLIGFAEEKERNLFEILINVNGIGVSLALAILSTFDVEDMRDIVSREDVKLLTKVPKLGIKKAQKLIVDVKDKLKGLQLEEGASGSTASKGIQIEEELYMALESLGYSKKDIEKLVTREEIMAYEGIEAAIKDVLRKIQSKL, from the coding sequence ATGTTTGAATATCTCAAGGGTGAATTGACATTAAAAAAACTGGAGTATGCAGTGTTAGATATAAATGGAATAGGTTATAAGGTGAATATTTCTCTTAAGACCTATGAAAAACTCAGTTTAGGAGAAAAAACAAAACTATACATATATAACTATATAAGAGAGGATATGTTTAAACTCATAGGCTTTGCAGAGGAGAAAGAGAGAAATTTATTTGAAATTCTCATAAATGTAAACGGTATAGGGGTTTCTTTAGCCCTTGCCATACTGTCAACCTTTGATGTAGAGGACATGAGGGATATTGTATCTAGGGAAGATGTGAAACTTCTGACCAAGGTTCCGAAACTTGGGATAAAAAAGGCACAAAAATTGATAGTAGATGTGAAGGACAAACTGAAAGGTCTGCAGCTAGAGGAGGGGGCATCTGGAAGTACGGCGTCAAAAGGAATTCAGATAGAGGAAGAACTGTATATGGCCTTAGAATCTTTGGGATACAGTAAAAAGGATATAGAAAAATTAGTAACAAGGGAAGAGATCATGGCCTATGAAGGTATAGAGGCTGCAATAAAGGATGTTCTGAGAAAAATACAGAGCAAACTTTAA
- a CDS encoding mannose-1-phosphate guanylyltransferase/mannose-6-phosphate isomerase codes for MNSNKRGGMIMKVIILAGGCGTRLWPLSRDHYPKQFIKIKNQEPSLFQETFKRSLLISEVDDIYVVTNEKYKFLVMGAIEELGYEYSESNIFVEPEAKNTLPAIYAGVHGASRGNDNTFVVFPSDHRILRSDEFTDIIKASENLAEEHIITFGIKPDGPNTGYGYISPAEEKLNGYIVEKFHEKPDHETALSYIEKGYLWNSGIFMFNSGFFTNEVKTHAKNIYEAFDTSSDIKEAFSKIETKVSMDYGIMEKSSKIAVVPVDIGWNDLGSFDAFYDVYKRDENDNIVEPENIVIDSKNNYIYSESGKLVASIGVEDLIIVDNRDALLVCKKEQSQKVKQVVETLNYRNDLRSQYHVKEYRPWGHSKVLEEEKNSFKINRIVVGVGKELSYQVHYHRSEHWVVVKGMAKVIIENKEKLVSAGESIFIKPGEKHKLENPGKVPLEIIEVQMGEYLENDDIIRFED; via the coding sequence ATGAACAGTAACAAAAGGGGTGGGATGATTATGAAGGTTATAATTCTAGCGGGAGGATGTGGAACAAGGTTGTGGCCTCTTAGCAGAGATCACTATCCAAAACAGTTTATAAAAATAAAAAACCAAGAGCCATCGCTTTTTCAGGAGACCTTTAAAAGAAGTCTTCTGATATCAGAGGTTGACGATATCTATGTGGTCACAAATGAAAAATACAAATTTCTGGTGATGGGTGCTATAGAGGAACTGGGATATGAGTACAGCGAATCAAATATTTTTGTAGAGCCTGAGGCAAAGAATACCCTTCCTGCCATCTATGCTGGAGTACATGGGGCTTCTAGAGGTAACGACAACACATTTGTAGTGTTTCCTTCTGATCACAGGATATTGAGATCCGATGAATTTACAGATATTATCAAAGCTTCGGAAAATCTGGCAGAGGAACATATAATAACCTTTGGAATAAAGCCTGACGGACCAAATACAGGATACGGGTATATTTCTCCGGCAGAGGAAAAATTAAATGGGTATATTGTAGAAAAGTTTCATGAAAAACCGGATCATGAGACCGCCTTATCATATATTGAAAAAGGATATTTATGGAACAGTGGGATATTTATGTTTAATTCAGGATTTTTTACAAATGAAGTTAAAACCCATGCCAAGAATATTTATGAAGCATTTGATACTAGTTCAGACATCAAAGAGGCTTTTTCAAAGATTGAGACCAAGGTTTCTATGGATTATGGGATAATGGAAAAAAGCAGTAAGATAGCAGTGGTTCCAGTTGATATAGGATGGAATGATTTAGGGAGTTTTGACGCCTTTTATGATGTTTACAAGAGAGATGAGAATGATAACATTGTAGAGCCTGAAAACATTGTTATTGATTCGAAGAATAACTATATATATTCTGAAAGTGGAAAACTTGTTGCATCTATTGGAGTTGAAGACCTTATAATAGTTGATAACAGAGACGCTCTGCTGGTATGCAAAAAAGAGCAGTCGCAAAAAGTAAAACAGGTTGTGGAAACTTTAAATTACAGAAATGATCTAAGGTCTCAGTACCACGTAAAAGAATACAGGCCATGGGGACATTCTAAAGTTTTGGAGGAGGAAAAAAATTCATTTAAAATAAACAGAATAGTTGTAGGGGTTGGGAAAGAACTGAGTTACCAAGTCCATTACCATAGAAGTGAACACTGGGTAGTTGTGAAGGGAATGGCCAAAGTAATTATTGAAAACAAAGAAAAACTTGTTTCTGCAGGGGAGAGTATATTCATAAAGCCTGGGGAAAAGCATAAGCTGGAAAATCCTGGAAAAGTTCCCTTGGAAATTATAGAGGTGCAAATGGGAGAATATCTTGAAAATGACGATATCATTAGATTTGAAGACTGA
- a CDS encoding PhoH family protein, producing the protein MRKIYVLDTNVLIHDPKAIFNFVDNEVIVPISVIEEIDKLKRDPTTGAQARITSRVIDKIREKGSLSKGVELENDIFFKVEIGYGTIKLPEFMHKELVDNKILAVTLGIKEENPDKKVVIVTKDINMRIKGDSLGLEVEDYETDKVNYSELYEGSYEVDVSEEVFKTFEKTGRIKIEDVASKENEPNCFFKMKNSGKAVSGRYSKTKKRIERMAFADVSAWGVRARNDEQEYAMDLLMDENIRVITLVGRAGTGKTLLAVATGLEQVVERKKYKKLFIARPIIPMGKDIGYLPGSEKEKLKPWMQPIYDNIDFLSENKEDKAGEKVVMGLESLGLLKIEALTYIRGRSIPAGFIIIDEAQNLTPLEIKTIVTRAGEDTKIVFTGDPDQIDSPYLDANTNGLTYLAEKFRMVDISGHITLKKGERSKLAELAAKLL; encoded by the coding sequence GTGAGGAAAATATATGTATTAGACACCAATGTACTGATTCATGATCCAAAGGCAATATTTAATTTCGTGGACAACGAAGTAATAGTTCCTATATCCGTTATAGAGGAGATAGACAAACTGAAGAGAGATCCCACAACAGGGGCACAGGCTAGGATAACATCAAGAGTTATTGATAAAATAAGAGAAAAAGGCTCTCTTTCTAAGGGAGTGGAGTTGGAAAATGATATATTTTTTAAGGTGGAAATAGGATATGGAACCATCAAACTCCCAGAATTCATGCATAAAGAACTGGTAGACAATAAGATACTTGCAGTTACCCTGGGAATAAAGGAAGAAAACCCAGATAAAAAAGTAGTAATAGTGACAAAAGATATAAATATGAGGATAAAGGGAGACTCCTTAGGTTTAGAGGTAGAGGATTATGAGACAGATAAGGTCAATTATTCTGAACTCTATGAGGGAAGTTATGAGGTGGATGTATCTGAAGAGGTATTTAAAACCTTTGAAAAAACAGGAAGAATCAAAATAGAGGATGTAGCTTCAAAAGAAAATGAACCAAACTGTTTTTTTAAAATGAAAAACTCTGGAAAAGCTGTTTCTGGAAGGTACTCTAAAACAAAAAAACGAATTGAAAGAATGGCTTTTGCTGATGTCAGTGCTTGGGGAGTGAGAGCTAGAAATGATGAGCAGGAGTATGCTATGGATCTTCTCATGGATGAAAATATACGGGTGATAACTTTAGTTGGAAGAGCTGGCACAGGGAAGACCCTTCTTGCAGTGGCAACAGGTCTTGAACAGGTAGTGGAAAGAAAAAAATACAAAAAACTATTTATAGCTCGTCCTATTATACCTATGGGTAAGGATATTGGTTATCTTCCAGGAAGCGAGAAAGAAAAACTAAAACCGTGGATGCAGCCTATATATGATAATATTGATTTCCTTTCTGAAAATAAGGAGGATAAGGCTGGAGAAAAAGTAGTTATGGGTCTAGAATCTTTGGGATTACTAAAAATCGAAGCTCTCACTTATATAAGGGGAAGATCTATACCAGCAGGTTTCATAATAATAGATGAGGCCCAGAACCTTACCCCACTTGAGATAAAAACTATAGTTACAAGGGCAGGGGAAGATACCAAGATAGTCTTTACAGGAGACCCTGACCAGATAGACAGCCCTTATTTAGATGCAAACACAAATGGTCTGACTTATCTAGCAGAAAAATTTAGAATGGTAGATATATCAGGACATATAACCCTTAAAAAGGGTGAAAGATCAAAACTGGCAGAACTTGCTGCAAAACTTTTATAA
- a CDS encoding ABC transporter substrate-binding protein translates to MKKIVKILGVLGMIMALAACGGKKEVEEASVIKIGSILPLTGDIATFGESSKNGLLILQDEVNEAGGINGKKIEFLFEDDENKPASSASVAQKLINNDKVVAIIGSIASKCSIAVGPIATQSKIPMITPTSTNPKVTTQGGEYVFRACFIDPFQGKILAKFSAEDLKAKKAAVLYDVANDYSKGLAEFFQKGFEEAGGEVVAVETYNTGDSDFNAQLTKINALKPEVLLLPDYYNTVGLIAKQARSTGIDAIFLGGDGWDSPDLFTVGGDAVDGGYFTNHYSPEDTSPEVVAFKEAYEERFDSVPSAFSALSYDAGKILVAAIEKAGSTDGEKIKEALKATDITAVSGKVKYDEDRNPIKGAVILKTEAGQQKFFKKINID, encoded by the coding sequence ATGAAAAAAATTGTTAAGATTCTTGGTGTTTTGGGAATGATTATGGCTCTGGCTGCATGTGGTGGTAAAAAAGAGGTGGAGGAAGCTTCGGTAATAAAAATCGGGTCGATTTTACCACTGACGGGAGATATTGCAACCTTCGGAGAGTCTTCTAAAAACGGACTTTTGATTCTACAAGACGAGGTAAATGAAGCTGGGGGAATCAACGGTAAGAAAATCGAGTTTTTATTTGAAGATGACGAAAATAAACCTGCTAGTTCAGCAAGTGTTGCTCAAAAACTTATAAACAATGACAAAGTGGTAGCTATAATAGGTTCTATCGCTAGTAAATGTAGTATTGCAGTTGGGCCTATCGCCACACAAAGTAAAATCCCAATGATAACACCTACTTCTACAAACCCTAAGGTAACTACACAGGGTGGAGAATATGTATTTAGAGCTTGTTTTATAGATCCTTTCCAAGGAAAGATTCTTGCAAAGTTTTCTGCAGAAGATCTAAAAGCTAAGAAAGCTGCTGTACTTTATGACGTTGCAAACGATTACAGTAAAGGTCTTGCAGAATTTTTCCAAAAAGGATTTGAAGAAGCTGGTGGAGAAGTCGTAGCAGTAGAAACTTATAATACTGGGGACTCAGACTTTAATGCACAACTTACAAAAATAAATGCTCTAAAGCCAGAGGTATTATTACTTCCTGACTATTATAACACTGTGGGACTTATAGCAAAACAAGCTAGATCTACTGGAATAGATGCAATATTCCTAGGTGGAGACGGATGGGATTCTCCAGATCTATTCACTGTTGGTGGAGACGCAGTAGACGGTGGATACTTTACAAATCACTACTCTCCAGAAGACACTTCTCCTGAAGTTGTAGCATTTAAAGAAGCTTATGAAGAAAGATTTGACTCTGTACCAAGTGCTTTCTCGGCTCTATCTTATGACGCCGGTAAAATACTTGTAGCTGCAATAGAAAAAGCAGGATCTACAGATGGAGAAAAAATAAAAGAGGCTCTAAAAGCTACAGATATAACTGCTGTATCAGGTAAAGTAAAATATGATGAAGACAGAAACCCTATTAAGGGAGCAGTAATACTAAAAACTGAAGCCGGTCAACAGAAGTTCTTCAAGAAGATTAACATTGACTAA
- a CDS encoding branched-chain amino acid ABC transporter permease — protein MEMIQQLLNGLALGSVYALIAIGYTMVYGIIKLINFAHGDIYMAGAYFGYVAVSRLNLGFIPALILAMALSALLGIIIEKVAYKRLRNSPRITLLITAIGMSLLLENGFRLIFGPNPKPFPELLKTKIFHLGSLRINNIQLIIFAVSIILVIILEYIVFKTKTGKAMRASSYDIEAAKLMGINVDKIISLTFAIGSALAGAGGILVGIAYPRIEPYMGIMPGLKAFVAAVLGGIGVLPGAMLGGLVMGVAETFTKAFISTKLSDAIIFSILIVVLIVKPDGLLGKQIKEKV, from the coding sequence ATGGAAATGATACAACAGCTTCTAAATGGTTTGGCTTTAGGTAGTGTCTATGCCTTGATAGCCATAGGGTACACGATGGTTTACGGGATAATAAAACTGATAAATTTTGCTCACGGGGATATATATATGGCTGGAGCTTATTTTGGTTATGTGGCTGTATCAAGGCTTAATCTAGGATTTATACCGGCTCTGATACTGGCGATGGCTCTAAGTGCTCTACTTGGAATTATAATAGAAAAGGTGGCTTATAAACGCCTCAGAAATTCTCCTAGAATAACACTTCTTATAACGGCAATAGGAATGTCTTTGCTTCTTGAAAATGGTTTCAGGCTGATATTTGGCCCAAATCCAAAGCCATTTCCAGAACTTCTGAAAACAAAGATCTTTCATTTGGGGTCTCTTCGTATAAACAATATACAACTTATAATATTTGCAGTATCTATAATACTAGTTATCATCCTAGAATACATCGTGTTCAAGACAAAAACTGGTAAGGCCATGAGAGCTTCTTCTTATGATATAGAGGCTGCAAAGCTTATGGGGATAAATGTAGACAAAATAATATCACTAACTTTTGCAATAGGATCGGCTCTTGCAGGTGCAGGAGGGATACTGGTTGGAATAGCCTATCCAAGAATAGAACCTTACATGGGTATAATGCCAGGACTAAAAGCTTTCGTAGCAGCGGTTCTAGGTGGTATAGGGGTATTGCCAGGGGCGATGCTCGGAGGTCTTGTAATGGGTGTTGCTGAGACATTTACAAAGGCATTTATTTCTACGAAGCTTTCTGACGCTATTATTTTCAGTATATTGATAGTGGTACTTATTGTAAAACCAGACGGGCTTTTAGGAAAGCAAATCAAAGAGAAGGTGTAG
- a CDS encoding branched-chain amino acid ABC transporter permease has translation MKKLKNLKFILGIVAIAIYSVFFLLIQTGVLNPYYGQILIVLGINIILAVSLNLVIGFTGQLALGHAGFMSIGGYTAAIMSLNYNLPFFVSLVIGGLVSAVIGFLIGMPILRLKGDYLAITTLGFGEIIRVAVVNMDFLGGPRGLAGIPKKTNFTWVYFITLFTVIIIYNIIRSPYGRAMLSIREDEIASESMGINTTKFKMMAFVIASFFAGIAGGLYAHQFMFLDPKSFDFLKSFEILTFVVFGGMGSLSGSLMATTVLTYLPEVLRTFAEYRMIIYAASLVMLMLFRPQGIMGNKELNLKSVKEFILCKLFGKCKKGGAYNATTEG, from the coding sequence ATGAAAAAATTAAAGAATTTAAAATTCATTTTGGGTATAGTGGCTATTGCAATTTACAGTGTTTTCTTCTTACTTATTCAAACAGGAGTTTTAAACCCATATTATGGCCAAATACTCATTGTTTTGGGGATAAATATAATATTGGCAGTAAGCTTGAATCTGGTAATAGGATTTACGGGGCAGCTGGCTCTAGGACACGCAGGTTTTATGTCTATAGGGGGGTATACGGCGGCGATAATGAGCTTAAACTATAATCTTCCATTTTTTGTCTCTCTTGTTATAGGAGGCTTGGTTTCTGCAGTGATAGGCTTCTTAATAGGGATGCCTATACTTAGACTAAAAGGGGACTACCTTGCTATCACAACTCTGGGTTTTGGTGAGATAATAAGAGTAGCAGTGGTAAATATGGACTTTTTAGGAGGGCCTAGAGGTCTTGCTGGTATTCCAAAGAAGACAAATTTTACGTGGGTTTATTTTATAACTCTCTTTACTGTGATAATTATTTATAACATAATAAGGTCTCCCTATGGAAGAGCAATGCTTTCCATAAGAGAAGATGAGATAGCATCTGAATCTATGGGTATAAACACAACGAAATTTAAGATGATGGCCTTTGTAATAGCATCTTTTTTTGCCGGAATAGCGGGAGGGTTATATGCCCATCAGTTTATGTTCTTAGATCCCAAATCTTTTGATTTCCTAAAATCCTTTGAAATATTGACATTTGTTGTTTTCGGTGGAATGGGAAGTCTTTCTGGAAGTTTGATGGCGACAACAGTTCTCACGTACCTTCCTGAAGTTTTGAGAACATTTGCTGAATATAGAATGATAATTTACGCAGCATCTCTTGTAATGTTAATGCTCTTTAGACCACAAGGTATAATGGGAAATAAAGAGTTAAACCTAAAATCTGTAAAAGAATTTATTTTATGCAAGTTATTTGGTAAATGCAAAAAAGGAGGTGCTTATAATGCCACTACTGAAGGCTAA
- a CDS encoding ABC transporter ATP-binding protein, which translates to MPLLKANNLTMQFGGITAVSDFSIEVGENELMGLIGPNGAGKTTVFNMLTGVYKPTKGDINFAGEDITGLKPYDITRKKAARTFQNVRLFKDLSVIDNVKISLTYQIKLGLFESIFRTPKYYKVEKEIHEKAMKILEIFKLDGKSEEFAKNLPYGEQRRLEIARALAASPKLLLLDEPAAGMNPQETQELMELITWIKEEFKIAILLIEHDMKLVMGICEKILVLDYGKILTVGTPDEVKNNPEVIKAYLGEEG; encoded by the coding sequence ATGCCACTACTGAAGGCTAATAATCTGACGATGCAGTTTGGGGGTATAACTGCTGTTTCAGATTTTTCTATAGAAGTCGGAGAAAATGAGCTCATGGGTCTCATCGGACCTAATGGTGCGGGGAAGACTACGGTTTTCAATATGTTAACGGGAGTTTATAAACCTACCAAGGGCGATATCAACTTTGCAGGTGAAGACATTACCGGGCTTAAACCTTATGATATAACTAGAAAAAAGGCAGCGAGGACCTTTCAAAATGTAAGACTCTTTAAGGACCTCTCAGTTATAGACAATGTAAAAATTTCTCTGACATATCAGATAAAGCTGGGTCTTTTTGAAAGCATATTCAGGACTCCTAAATATTATAAGGTAGAAAAAGAGATTCATGAAAAAGCCATGAAGATCCTTGAAATATTTAAGCTTGATGGTAAATCAGAAGAATTTGCTAAAAACCTTCCATACGGGGAACAGCGTAGGCTAGAGATAGCAAGGGCACTGGCAGCCTCGCCAAAGCTTTTATTACTAGATGAGCCAGCTGCAGGAATGAATCCACAAGAAACTCAGGAACTCATGGAACTAATAACTTGGATAAAAGAAGAGTTTAAAATAGCCATTCTACTTATAGAGCACGATATGAAACTCGTAATGGGAATATGTGAAAAAATACTTGTATTAGACTATGGTAAGATTCTCACAGTTGGAACTCCTGACGAGGTAAAAAACAACCCAGAGGTAATAAAGGCATATCTGGGAGAGGAGGGTTAA
- a CDS encoding ABC transporter ATP-binding protein, with protein MLEIKNLNLHYGVIHALRDINVKVNQGEIVTLIGANGAGKSSTLRALSGLERASSGEILFEGKDISKNPANEIVAMGMSHVPEGRRVFANLTVYENLELGAYLRKDKDVKKDIQLILDKFPRLRERLYQRAGTLSGGEQQMLAMGRALMIKPKLLLLDEPSMGLAPIIVKNIFDIILEINKNGTTVLLVEQNAHAALKIAHKAYVLETGSIVYEGEAKALLEDDTIRSAYLGE; from the coding sequence ATGCTAGAGATAAAAAACTTGAACCTTCACTATGGGGTGATACATGCCCTTAGAGATATAAATGTAAAAGTTAATCAAGGGGAGATTGTAACTCTGATAGGGGCCAATGGTGCAGGTAAAAGCTCTACTCTAAGGGCTCTATCTGGTCTTGAAAGAGCCAGTTCTGGAGAGATATTATTTGAGGGGAAGGATATCTCAAAGAATCCAGCAAATGAAATTGTTGCCATGGGAATGTCTCATGTACCAGAGGGAAGAAGGGTTTTTGCTAACTTGACTGTCTATGAAAATCTTGAATTGGGAGCCTATCTCAGAAAAGATAAAGATGTAAAAAAGGATATTCAACTGATATTGGATAAATTTCCAAGGCTCAGAGAGAGACTCTATCAGCGAGCCGGGACATTAAGTGGTGGAGAACAGCAGATGCTCGCCATGGGAAGGGCTCTCATGATAAAGCCAAAGCTTCTTTTGTTAGACGAACCATCAATGGGACTTGCCCCTATAATCGTAAAAAACATATTTGATATAATACTAGAGATAAATAAAAACGGGACAACAGTCCTTCTTGTGGAACAAAATGCCCATGCAGCTCTTAAAATAGCGCATAAGGCTTATGTACTAGAAACCGGCTCTATAGTCTATGAGGGAGAGGCAAAGGCCCTCCTTGAAGATGATACAATAAGAAGTGCATATCTCGGAGAATAA
- the secG gene encoding preprotein translocase subunit SecG — MVGFLTALLFIFALALIILVLIQPDRSRGMSGNMGMGASNTVFGVSQDGGPLAKMTEVVAALFIVTALLLYLLK, encoded by the coding sequence ATGGTAGGATTTCTAACAGCTTTGCTCTTTATCTTTGCTCTAGCCCTTATTATTTTGGTGCTGATACAGCCTGACAGAAGTCGTGGTATGTCAGGAAATATGGGTATGGGAGCATCAAATACTGTATTTGGTGTATCTCAAGACGGAGGACCACTTGCAAAGATGACAGAGGTTGTTGCAGCTTTGTTTATTGTAACGGCACTTTTATTATACCTTTTAAAATAA